The Haliscomenobacter hydrossis DSM 1100 genome has a window encoding:
- a CDS encoding transposase DNA-binding-containing protein has protein sequence MYFLLNERGKKYSTSCLGDKRLESRYRSVLRHLSAQMNATVPQANLEWKAIKGTYRLWDNEKVTPQGQLALHFQDIISSLPPSKERPLRVLQISDTVELNYTRHRCAKHLGPLKYIKHRGLHLHNSLLVSEQGQPLGLLKQTFHIRKDEKLGKSAERLHEPIQDKESARWLDHFDCGQTFSQTQGLEVVYVADREADILELFAERSAPGMHF, from the coding sequence ATGTATTTTTTGCTGAATGAAAGGGGCAAAAAATATAGTACATCTTGCTTGGGAGATAAGCGATTGGAAAGTCGTTATCGGAGCGTTTTACGTCATTTGAGTGCACAAATGAATGCGACGGTACCCCAAGCGAACCTGGAATGGAAAGCTATCAAAGGGACATATCGGCTGTGGGATAACGAAAAAGTGACCCCACAAGGACAGTTGGCGCTTCATTTTCAGGATATTATCAGTAGCTTACCACCAAGTAAAGAGCGTCCACTTAGGGTTTTGCAAATTAGTGATACAGTTGAGTTGAACTACACCCGCCACCGCTGCGCTAAACATCTTGGCCCTCTGAAATACATCAAACATCGGGGTCTGCATTTGCATAATAGCCTTTTGGTGAGCGAACAAGGCCAGCCTCTTGGGTTATTGAAGCAAACTTTTCATATCCGTAAGGACGAGAAACTGGGCAAAAGCGCAGAGCGTCTCCACGAACCAATTCAAGATAAGGAAAGCGCTCGCTGGCTTGATCACTTTGATTGCGGACAAACTTTTAGCCAAACCCAAGGACTTGAGGTGGTTTATGTTGCAGATCGAGAAGCTGATATTCTAGAATTGTTTGCTGAGCGATCAGCTCCTGGGATGCATTTTTGA
- a CDS encoding replication initiation protein — MAKMMVKKKRGNIILIKKSNDLIESRYKFDVWETRFFLSVLSLIRREDVDLKVYRIHYRDIINIFGLRGGQSYAYLREAADSLMGKRFYVPYVSEEGIKREMQYHVIRSVDYMKQGQEGLKAAASHEYIDVTIDPEMKPLLLELQKNFTAYDLQNVVKLGAYPIRMYELIKQYESIGHRTLAITDMKHMLELDKEYPLFANFYARIIEPARKEINEYTDLSITNIEKIKQGRKVTALRFNFRAKDKKELEQARGLPIQQTLFEQGLAFTLEDRSTDPEAERADRLFMEFEHPVVKAWGVSPVAFASLLRDTPEERLRQAVAVTERAVRAHKVNNPAGFFIEALKNGYQDPVVSKEQLEKEIQLAKVEYEELATAYMAARNNFIRKIVERDENARMRAIEKVKKVPQYQKRLKQIGADAEDVATYRTDAELREAVSLFIIAENEVEFQEIALEYGPRLEALERFIGVRK; from the coding sequence ATGGCGAAGATGATGGTCAAGAAAAAGAGGGGGAACATTATCCTGATCAAGAAGTCGAACGACCTGATCGAATCCCGGTACAAGTTTGACGTATGGGAAACCCGCTTTTTTCTGAGTGTACTTTCGTTAATCCGTCGCGAAGACGTAGACCTGAAAGTATACCGCATCCATTACCGCGACATCATCAACATCTTTGGCTTGCGGGGAGGACAATCCTACGCCTATTTGCGCGAGGCCGCCGACAGTTTGATGGGCAAGCGCTTTTACGTACCCTACGTATCTGAAGAGGGCATCAAGCGGGAGATGCAGTACCACGTCATCCGCAGTGTAGACTACATGAAACAAGGGCAGGAGGGGCTGAAGGCGGCAGCCAGTCACGAGTACATCGACGTGACGATCGACCCCGAGATGAAACCCTTGCTTTTGGAGTTGCAAAAAAACTTTACCGCCTACGATTTACAAAATGTAGTCAAACTCGGTGCGTACCCCATTCGGATGTACGAGCTCATCAAGCAATACGAATCCATTGGTCACCGGACTCTGGCCATCACGGATATGAAGCACATGTTGGAGTTGGACAAGGAATACCCCTTGTTTGCCAATTTTTACGCCCGCATCATTGAACCCGCCCGCAAAGAGATCAACGAGTACACCGACCTTTCGATCACCAACATAGAAAAAATCAAACAAGGCCGCAAGGTGACCGCCTTGCGCTTTAACTTTCGCGCCAAAGACAAAAAAGAGCTGGAGCAAGCACGGGGGCTCCCCATCCAACAGACCTTGTTTGAACAAGGGTTGGCCTTTACTCTGGAGGACCGCAGTACCGACCCTGAAGCAGAACGAGCCGACCGCTTGTTTATGGAATTCGAACACCCGGTAGTCAAAGCCTGGGGGGTGAGTCCGGTCGCCTTCGCCAGCCTCTTGCGCGACACCCCCGAAGAGCGCCTGCGCCAAGCAGTAGCCGTAACCGAACGGGCCGTGCGGGCACACAAAGTCAACAACCCAGCCGGCTTTTTTATCGAGGCCTTGAAAAACGGCTATCAGGATCCAGTGGTGAGCAAAGAGCAATTGGAAAAAGAAATCCAGCTGGCCAAGGTAGAGTACGAAGAATTGGCCACGGCTTATATGGCGGCTCGGAACAACTTCATCCGCAAGATTGTAGAGCGGGATGAAAACGCTCGGATGCGCGCGATTGAAAAAGTAAAAAAGGTGCCGCAGTACCAAAAGCGCCTAAAGCAGATTGGTGCTGACGCAGAAGATGTAGCGACTTACCGGACGGACGCGGAGTTGCGGGAGGCGGTGTCCTTGTTCATTATTGCGGAAAACGAGGTGGAGTTTCAGGAGATTGCATTGGAGTATGGGCCAAGGTTGGAAGCCTTGGAGCGCTTTATTGGGGTGCGGAAGTAG
- a CDS encoding sugar phosphate isomerase/epimerase family protein, with amino-acid sequence MLKRSRDEGVLNHLIMVDDEGSLALPDDSQRLSAVENHKKWVEAARLLGCKTIRVNLHGEGSSADKKMASIDSLSRLGEFAKTMNINVVVENHGSDSSNGAWIASVMQQVGMPNVGTLPDFGNFCISHPWGQTQDPCVEMYDRYQGVEEMLPFAKGVSAKTYDFDAQGEQPKMDYKRLLDIVKKSGFKGYIGIEFEGNTQPEADGIRQTKALIERYW; translated from the coding sequence TTGCTCAAACGGAGCCGCGACGAAGGGGTGCTTAATCACCTGATCATGGTGGACGATGAAGGCTCCCTGGCACTGCCCGACGACTCGCAGCGCCTGTCCGCCGTGGAGAACCACAAAAAATGGGTGGAAGCAGCCCGGCTGCTGGGCTGTAAAACCATCCGGGTCAACCTGCATGGGGAGGGCAGTTCTGCGGACAAAAAAATGGCCTCCATCGATTCTTTGAGTCGCCTGGGGGAATTTGCCAAAACCATGAACATCAATGTGGTGGTCGAAAACCATGGCAGCGACTCCTCAAATGGGGCCTGGATTGCTTCGGTCATGCAGCAGGTGGGCATGCCTAATGTTGGCACCTTACCCGATTTTGGCAACTTTTGTATCTCCCACCCCTGGGGCCAAACCCAGGATCCCTGCGTGGAGATGTACGACCGCTACCAGGGCGTCGAGGAGATGTTGCCCTTTGCAAAAGGGGTGAGCGCCAAAACCTACGATTTCGATGCCCAGGGCGAACAACCCAAAATGGATTACAAAAGATTGCTGGACATCGTCAAAAAGTCGGGCTTTAAGGGTTACATCGGGATTGAATTTGAAGGGAATACCCAACCCGAAGCAGATGGGATTCGCCAGACGAAGGCACTGATTGAGCGGTATTGGTAG
- a CDS encoding ParA family protein — translation MKIAITNLKGGVGKTTITQNLAVCLTHMGYRVCVVDTDTNQNTLAWFGVRSEELPNLNVVGSTDPKALIKTVTNLHNDYDIILIDGTPSLGEMTTRVILASDLLIIPILPSANDFRAMEQFFERYNLAQETASKEIPAYFLLNQYAENVRLHAEIKELLEQFGLPILETTIRNRVSYVASAVEGTGVYEGSDNKAKLEMVELTNEILKLAAEAGLVTQ, via the coding sequence ATGAAAATAGCAATAACCAACCTCAAGGGGGGAGTGGGCAAAACGACCATCACGCAGAACCTCGCGGTCTGCCTCACCCACATGGGCTACCGGGTTTGTGTTGTGGATACCGACACCAACCAAAACACCCTCGCCTGGTTTGGCGTACGCTCCGAAGAACTGCCCAACTTGAACGTAGTCGGCTCTACCGATCCCAAGGCCCTCATCAAAACGGTGACCAACCTCCACAATGATTACGACATCATTCTCATCGATGGGACACCTTCCCTCGGCGAGATGACCACCCGCGTCATCCTGGCCAGTGATTTGCTGATCATCCCCATCTTGCCCTCCGCCAATGACTTTCGGGCGATGGAGCAATTTTTCGAGCGCTACAACCTGGCACAGGAAACGGCTAGTAAAGAAATTCCAGCTTATTTCTTGCTCAACCAGTACGCCGAAAATGTGCGCCTCCACGCCGAAATCAAAGAACTACTGGAACAGTTTGGTTTGCCGATTCTGGAGACCACCATCCGCAACCGGGTGTCCTACGTCGCCAGCGCAGTGGAGGGCACCGGCGTCTACGAAGGCTCCGACAACAAGGCCAAACTCGAAATGGTTGAACTGACCAACGAGATTTTAAAGTTAGCGGCTGAAGCCGGATTGGTAACCCAATAA
- a CDS encoding Crp/Fnr family transcriptional regulator — MLQILQEHITKRLGKVPERFEEVTKAFEPLRLKRGTYLLREGDVCKYVYFIVEGCLQVFVIDKNGKEATRELYTEEHWVTDIFGFKNQQPSDEYIKCVEPCKLLRIHYDSFQHFSTEIPAFAQIYQQILELSYSNTVYRVNTLTSLDALERIKWLMENKPKLMPRLSSKLIASYLGVSPETMTRLKGKL, encoded by the coding sequence ATGCTCCAAATACTACAAGAACACATTACCAAACGTTTAGGCAAAGTTCCTGAACGCTTCGAAGAGGTGACTAAAGCGTTTGAACCCCTTCGGCTCAAACGCGGCACCTATTTGCTTCGAGAAGGGGACGTCTGCAAGTACGTCTACTTTATTGTTGAAGGCTGTTTGCAGGTTTTTGTCATCGACAAAAATGGCAAGGAAGCAACCCGCGAGCTTTACACCGAAGAGCATTGGGTGACCGACATCTTTGGGTTCAAAAATCAACAACCTTCAGACGAATACATCAAATGTGTAGAACCCTGTAAGCTTCTCCGGATTCATTACGATTCATTTCAGCACTTTTCGACCGAAATTCCTGCCTTTGCACAGATTTACCAACAGATTTTGGAGCTTTCCTACAGCAATACCGTGTACCGGGTCAACACCCTTACCTCCCTGGATGCGCTTGAGCGCATTAAATGGTTGATGGAAAACAAGCCCAAACTCATGCCCCGCCTATCCAGCAAACTGATTGCTTCTTATCTGGGCGTCAGCCCCGAAACGATGACCCGCCTCAAAGGAAAGTTGTAA
- a CDS encoding Crp/Fnr family transcriptional regulator: MLQLQNVLKQMIQISDEELETFTGLCHKKVFKRKALLSQEAKFITEVYFIKKGIIRVKIDDLGGTDHTIHFAIENQFIADYRAFLTQQKSAYQLQALEETETIVIPKSAIDWGYANLRQGEKLGRLIAEYYFIYLDSRIQHLYTLSPKERYDLMNEIFPNIHNRVPQHMIASYLGITPVHLSRLKSQSLI; the protein is encoded by the coding sequence ATGCTTCAATTGCAGAACGTACTGAAACAAATGATCCAAATCTCTGATGAAGAGCTTGAGACATTTACTGGGTTGTGCCACAAAAAAGTATTCAAACGAAAAGCCCTGTTGAGCCAGGAAGCGAAATTCATCACGGAGGTCTATTTTATCAAAAAGGGCATCATTCGGGTGAAAATAGATGACCTTGGCGGCACCGATCACACCATCCATTTTGCCATCGAAAACCAATTTATCGCCGATTACCGCGCTTTTTTGACCCAACAAAAGTCTGCTTATCAGTTACAGGCCTTGGAAGAAACCGAAACCATTGTGATTCCCAAATCTGCCATTGATTGGGGCTACGCTAATCTGAGGCAAGGCGAAAAATTGGGTAGATTGATTGCCGAGTACTACTTTATTTATTTGGATTCCCGCATTCAGCACCTGTATACCTTGAGTCCGAAGGAGCGTTACGATTTGATGAACGAGATTTTTCCCAATATCCACAATCGGGTCCCTCAGCACATGATCGCTTCTTACCTGGGCATCACGCCAGTTCACTTGAGTCGGCTCAAAAGCCAAAG